One genomic region from Streptomyces sp. Li-HN-5-11 encodes:
- a CDS encoding geranyl diphosphate 2-C-methyltransferase, producing the protein MTTETTSTATAKIPAPATPYQEDIARYWNAEARPVNLRLGDVDGLYHHHYGIGAVDHAALGDPAHSEYEKKLVAELHRLESAQAEFLMDHLGTVGPGDTLVDAGCGRGGSMIMAHRRFGCRVEGVTLSATQADFGNRRARELRIEDHVRSRVCNMLDTPFDKGSIAASWNNESTMYVDLHDLFAEHSRFLRVGGRYVTITGCWNPRYGQPSKWVSQINAHFECNIHSRREYLRAMADNRLVPHTIVDLTPDTLPYWELRATSSLVTGIEKAFIESYRDGSFQYVLIAADRV; encoded by the coding sequence GTGACCACTGAAACGACCTCCACCGCCACCGCGAAGATCCCGGCCCCGGCGACGCCGTACCAGGAGGACATCGCCCGCTACTGGAACGCCGAGGCACGGCCGGTCAACCTCCGCCTCGGTGACGTGGACGGGCTCTACCACCACCACTACGGCATCGGCGCCGTGGACCACGCGGCGCTCGGTGACCCGGCGCACAGCGAGTACGAGAAGAAGCTCGTCGCGGAGCTGCACCGGCTGGAGTCGGCACAGGCAGAGTTCCTCATGGACCACCTCGGCACCGTCGGGCCCGGCGACACCCTCGTCGACGCCGGCTGCGGACGCGGCGGGTCCATGATCATGGCCCACCGCCGCTTCGGCTGCAGGGTCGAGGGCGTCACCCTCTCCGCCACCCAGGCCGATTTCGGCAACAGGCGCGCGCGGGAACTGCGTATCGAGGACCACGTCCGCTCCCGCGTGTGCAACATGCTCGACACGCCCTTCGACAAGGGCAGCATCGCCGCCTCGTGGAACAACGAGTCGACCATGTACGTCGACCTTCACGACCTGTTCGCCGAGCACTCCCGCTTCCTGCGGGTGGGCGGCCGGTACGTGACGATCACCGGCTGCTGGAACCCCCGCTACGGCCAGCCGTCGAAGTGGGTCTCCCAGATCAACGCCCACTTCGAGTGCAACATCCACTCCCGCCGCGAGTATCTGCGCGCCATGGCCGACAACCGGCTCGTGCCGCACACCATCGTCGACCTCACCCCGGACACACTGCCCTACTGGGAGCTGCGGGCCACGTCCTCGCTGGTCACCGGAATCGAGAAGGCGTTCATCGAGTCCTACCGGGACGGTTCCTTCCAGTACGTCCTGATCGCGGCCGACCGCGTGTGA
- the sbnA gene encoding 2,3-diaminopropionate biosynthesis protein SbnA: MTVISTPQAFNEGQLYVDLRSIFGRSLYLKCEGFNFAGSIKLKAAVEMVETAEREGLLAPGKTLVESSSGNLGVALSMIAASKGYRFLCVTDSRCNLSTRLLMEALGSEVHVIADLDANGGFLGARIDYVRALCASDDRYVWLSQYTNPGNWRAHYRRTAPEIARQFPRLDVLFVGAGTTGTLMGCARYFREWHRPVRIVAVDAVGSVAFGGKPGRRMIPGLGMSMRPPLLDESYVDEVIQVEEADTIRACHRLARRGFLFGGSTGTVVSGATGWLAEHDARDLTAVAIAPDLGERYLDTIYQSTWLEDLYGRDILDSSDEVTAGAESMSPTTARQPEA; the protein is encoded by the coding sequence GTGACCGTCATCTCCACTCCCCAAGCCTTCAACGAAGGTCAGCTCTACGTCGACCTGCGGTCGATCTTCGGGCGCTCGCTCTACCTGAAGTGCGAGGGCTTCAACTTCGCCGGCTCGATCAAACTGAAGGCCGCGGTGGAGATGGTGGAGACCGCGGAGCGCGAGGGCCTCCTGGCGCCGGGCAAGACTCTGGTGGAGTCCTCGTCGGGAAACCTCGGCGTGGCCCTGAGCATGATCGCCGCCAGCAAGGGCTACCGGTTCCTGTGCGTGACGGACTCCCGGTGCAATCTGTCGACCAGGCTGCTCATGGAGGCGCTGGGCAGCGAGGTGCACGTCATCGCCGACCTGGACGCCAACGGCGGTTTCCTCGGTGCGCGCATCGACTACGTGCGCGCGCTGTGCGCCTCCGACGACCGGTACGTCTGGCTCAGCCAGTACACCAACCCGGGCAACTGGCGGGCGCACTACCGCAGAACGGCGCCGGAGATCGCCCGCCAGTTCCCGCGGCTGGACGTGCTGTTCGTCGGCGCGGGCACCACAGGGACGTTGATGGGATGCGCGCGTTACTTCCGCGAATGGCACCGGCCGGTGCGGATCGTCGCGGTGGACGCCGTCGGCTCGGTCGCCTTCGGCGGCAAGCCGGGCCGCCGCATGATCCCCGGCCTGGGCATGAGCATGCGGCCGCCGCTGCTCGACGAGTCCTACGTGGACGAGGTGATCCAGGTCGAGGAGGCGGACACCATCCGCGCCTGCCACCGGCTGGCCCGGCGCGGCTTCCTGTTCGGCGGTTCCACCGGCACCGTGGTCAGCGGCGCGACGGGCTGGCTGGCCGAGCACGACGCGCGCGACCTCACCGCCGTGGCCATCGCGCCGGACCTCGGAGAGCGCTACCTCGACACCATCTACCAGTCGACCTGGCTGGAGGACCTGTACGGCCGCGACATCCTCGACTCCTCCGACGAGGTGACCGCCGGCGCCGAGTCCATGTCGCCGACGACTGCGCGACAACCGGAAGCCTAG
- a CDS encoding family 2B encapsulin nanocompartment shell protein → MSVDSIPEAHTTPDAPQQSLSTAAARNLATTSKSAPQMQEITSRWLLRMLPWVEAKGGAYRVNRRLRHHPGDGRIGFVQEGATVRVIPRELGELALLRGFEDTEVLTALAERCTQRDFAAGEVLVERGSPADRMHLIAHGRVSQTSEGKYGGQIAIAVLADGDHFGENALSDSDARHDCTVTAETSGTLLTLSRADFAAVQASAPRLQAHVRMFSSRTRQPQNKHGEAGIALSAGHVGEAELPGTFVDYELQPREYELSVAQTVLRIHTRVADLYNGPMNQSEEQLRLTIEALRERQEHELVNNREFGLLHAADFKQRIQPRVGPPTPDDMDDLLCRRRGTKLFLAHPRTIAAIGRGFNACGLHPDHVDLGGQSVPAWRGVPILPCNKIPISKEQTSSIIAMRTGEENQGVIGLRQTELVDEYEPGLSVRFMGINEQAIISYLVSTYYSAAVLLPDALGVMENVQIAPRPR, encoded by the coding sequence ATGTCCGTCGACAGCATCCCGGAAGCTCACACCACACCCGACGCGCCGCAGCAGTCCCTGAGTACCGCCGCCGCCCGAAACCTCGCCACCACCAGCAAGTCCGCCCCGCAGATGCAGGAGATCACCTCCCGCTGGCTGCTGCGGATGCTGCCCTGGGTCGAGGCCAAGGGCGGCGCCTACCGGGTCAACCGGCGGTTGCGTCATCACCCCGGCGACGGGCGCATCGGGTTCGTGCAGGAGGGCGCCACGGTCCGGGTGATCCCCCGGGAACTCGGCGAACTGGCCCTTCTGCGCGGATTCGAGGACACGGAGGTCCTCACCGCCCTCGCCGAGCGCTGCACGCAGCGCGACTTCGCGGCGGGCGAAGTCCTCGTCGAGCGCGGCAGCCCCGCAGACCGGATGCACCTGATCGCCCACGGCCGGGTCAGCCAGACCTCCGAGGGCAAGTACGGCGGACAGATCGCCATCGCGGTGCTCGCGGACGGCGACCACTTCGGTGAGAACGCGCTGTCGGACTCCGACGCGCGCCACGACTGCACGGTCACCGCCGAGACCTCCGGCACCCTCCTGACCCTCTCCCGTGCCGACTTCGCCGCCGTCCAGGCCTCCGCACCCCGCCTTCAGGCCCACGTCCGCATGTTCAGCTCCCGCACACGGCAGCCGCAGAACAAACACGGTGAGGCCGGGATCGCCCTGTCGGCCGGTCACGTCGGGGAGGCCGAACTTCCGGGCACCTTCGTCGACTACGAACTTCAGCCGCGCGAGTACGAACTCTCCGTCGCCCAGACCGTTCTGAGAATCCACACCCGGGTCGCCGACCTCTACAACGGTCCGATGAACCAGAGCGAGGAGCAGCTCAGGCTCACCATCGAGGCGTTGCGTGAGCGCCAGGAACACGAGCTGGTCAACAACCGGGAGTTCGGGCTGCTGCACGCCGCCGACTTCAAGCAACGCATCCAACCCCGCGTCGGCCCGCCGACCCCGGACGACATGGACGATCTGCTCTGCCGCCGGCGCGGCACCAAACTGTTCCTCGCCCACCCCAGGACCATCGCCGCCATCGGACGTGGCTTCAATGCCTGCGGTCTCCACCCCGACCATGTCGACCTCGGCGGGCAGTCCGTCCCCGCCTGGCGCGGGGTCCCCATCCTGCCCTGCAACAAGATCCCGATCAGTAAGGAGCAGACCAGCTCCATCATCGCGATGCGCACCGGCGAGGAGAACCAGGGCGTCATCGGCCTGCGGCAGACAGAACTGGTGGACGAGTACGAACCGGGGCTCTCCGTGCGGTTCATGGGCATCAACGAACAGGCGATCATCTCCTACCTCGTCAGCACCTACTACTCCGCCGCGGTGCTCCTGCCCGACGCCCTCGGCGTGATGGAGAACGTGCAGATCGCCCCCAGGCCCCGCTGA
- the sbnB gene encoding 2,3-diaminopropionate biosynthesis protein SbnB, translated as MTSVTSPAADGATARPGGAPTFAVITGAEVQQALQGREKEIVDLVEATYRLHGAGDTVNPPSYFLRFPDRPTSRIIALPASVGGQVGVDGLKWISSFPSNVEAGLPRASAVLVLNDHDTGYPFACLESSIISATRTAASAALAADWLTRTRPRPTRVGFFGTGLIARYIHTFLAGTGWSFDAVGVYDVSEDSAEGFCGYLRQSGAAGSGSQVTVHRGPEELIRSSDLVVFATIAGEPHVTDPDWFSHHPVVLHVSLRDLAPRVLLGAANIVDDVEHCLKAGTSPHLAEQLTGNRDFLDGTLDDVMTGRVDPPADRPVVFSPFGLGVLDLAVGKYVYDAVARTGHLRLIDDFFHELRRFG; from the coding sequence ATGACCTCAGTGACATCCCCCGCCGCCGACGGCGCCACCGCCCGCCCGGGCGGGGCCCCCACCTTCGCGGTGATCACCGGCGCCGAGGTCCAACAGGCGCTGCAGGGGCGTGAGAAGGAGATCGTGGACCTGGTCGAGGCCACCTACCGGCTGCACGGCGCCGGCGACACGGTGAACCCGCCCTCGTACTTCCTGCGCTTCCCCGACCGCCCCACGTCCCGGATCATCGCTCTGCCGGCCTCCGTCGGCGGGCAGGTGGGCGTGGACGGCCTGAAGTGGATCTCGAGCTTCCCGTCGAACGTCGAGGCCGGTCTGCCCCGGGCGTCCGCGGTGCTGGTCCTCAACGACCACGACACCGGCTATCCCTTCGCCTGCCTGGAGAGCTCCATCATCAGCGCCACCAGAACGGCGGCGTCCGCCGCGCTGGCCGCGGACTGGCTCACCCGCACCCGGCCCCGCCCCACCCGGGTGGGATTCTTCGGCACCGGCCTGATCGCACGCTACATCCACACGTTCCTGGCGGGCACCGGCTGGTCGTTCGACGCCGTCGGCGTGTACGACGTGTCAGAGGACAGCGCGGAGGGGTTCTGCGGCTACCTGCGGCAGTCCGGCGCCGCCGGATCCGGCTCGCAGGTCACCGTCCACCGCGGCCCCGAGGAGCTGATCCGCTCCAGCGACCTGGTCGTCTTCGCGACCATCGCCGGGGAGCCGCACGTCACCGACCCGGACTGGTTCAGCCACCACCCCGTGGTCCTGCACGTGTCGCTGCGCGACCTCGCCCCCCGGGTTCTGCTGGGCGCGGCCAACATCGTCGACGACGTCGAGCACTGCCTGAAGGCGGGCACCTCCCCCCATCTGGCCGAACAGCTCACCGGCAACCGCGACTTCCTCGACGGCACCCTCGACGACGTGATGACCGGACGCGTGGATCCGCCGGCCGACCGGCCGGTCGTCTTCTCCCCCTTCGGTCTCGGGGTCCTCGATCTCGCCGTCGGCAAGTACGTCTACGACGCGGTCGCCCGGACCGGACACCTCCGTCTCATCGACGACTTCTTCCACGAACTGCGCCGCTTCGGCTGA
- a CDS encoding IclR family transcriptional regulator, giving the protein MGNYTADGETTGPAVNGVQSVDRAVSVLEILARRGEAGVSEVAAEIDVHKSTAFRLLGALEARGLVEQTSDRGKYRLGFGLVRLAGAVTGRLDITQQGRPVCERLTEEIGETVNIAVLQEHYAVNLCQVRGPGAVGTHNWVGQLTPVHATSSGKILLAHLPAKERTEALAASGMQKLTPHTLTARAKLEKNLAEARERGYAVTLEELEIGLHAMAAPVRSRDGEVIAALSASGPAYRFTEDRIHELAPLLLEGAQEISHRMGYPG; this is encoded by the coding sequence ATGGGCAACTACACGGCAGATGGGGAGACGACAGGCCCCGCGGTGAACGGGGTGCAGTCCGTCGACCGTGCCGTCAGCGTCCTGGAGATCCTCGCCCGGCGCGGCGAGGCGGGCGTCAGCGAGGTCGCCGCCGAGATCGACGTCCACAAGTCGACCGCGTTCCGCCTGCTCGGGGCACTGGAGGCGCGGGGTCTGGTCGAGCAGACGAGCGATCGGGGCAAGTACCGGCTCGGCTTCGGCCTCGTGCGCCTGGCGGGCGCGGTCACGGGCCGTCTCGACATCACCCAGCAGGGCCGGCCTGTGTGCGAGCGGCTCACCGAGGAAATCGGCGAGACGGTCAACATAGCCGTCCTGCAGGAGCACTACGCGGTCAACCTCTGCCAGGTGCGCGGCCCGGGCGCGGTCGGCACGCACAACTGGGTCGGCCAGCTCACCCCGGTGCACGCGACGTCCAGCGGTAAGATCCTGCTGGCCCATCTGCCGGCGAAGGAGCGCACCGAAGCGCTCGCGGCGTCCGGGATGCAGAAGCTGACGCCGCACACGCTGACTGCCAGGGCGAAACTGGAGAAGAACCTCGCCGAGGCGCGGGAGCGCGGGTACGCGGTGACGCTGGAGGAACTCGAGATCGGACTGCACGCCATGGCGGCCCCGGTCCGGTCACGCGACGGCGAGGTCATCGCCGCCCTCAGCGCCTCCGGCCCGGCATACCGCTTCACCGAGGACCGAATCCACGAACTCGCACCCCTGCTGCTCGAGGGCGCGCAGGAGA
- a CDS encoding sugar porter family MFS transporter, with amino-acid sequence MDVRDDATRAPALTAPAPPAVSRRLRLITVIATFGGLLFGYDTGVINGALPYMSKDLGLTAVTEGMVTSSLLLGAALGAVAGGRLSDARGRRRTILTLAVLFFVGALGATLAPTTAVMIVARFVLGLAVGGASVTVPVYLAEVSPAERRGALVTRNELMIVSGQLLAFTSNAIIANVGSESGGIWRWMLVIATIPAVVLWFGMLVMPESPRWLASRTRFDDALEVLKQVRSEQRAEAELAEVSALAVKEEQEKLGGRQDMKATPWVRKLMLVGFGIAVVQQITGVNTIMYYGTQILTDAGFAADSALTANMANGVISVLATFVGIWLLGRVNRRPMLMTGQLGTTAALLLIGVFSLVLPSGDGRAYAVLAMTVTFLAFQQGAISPVTWLMLSEIFPMRMRGFGMGVAAVVLWLTNFVIGLVFPSLVSGIGISSTFFLFVVAGILSLTFVKLYVPETRGRTLESLEGELRARFS; translated from the coding sequence ATGGACGTCAGGGACGACGCGACTCGGGCCCCCGCACTCACGGCCCCCGCCCCGCCCGCCGTCTCCCGGCGGCTGCGGCTCATCACCGTCATCGCCACCTTCGGCGGGCTGCTCTTCGGCTACGACACCGGTGTCATCAACGGTGCCCTGCCCTACATGAGCAAGGACCTCGGTCTCACCGCGGTCACCGAGGGGATGGTCACCAGCTCGCTGCTGCTGGGCGCCGCGCTCGGTGCGGTCGCCGGCGGCCGGCTGTCGGACGCGCGCGGCAGGCGCCGTACGATCCTCACCCTCGCCGTGCTGTTCTTCGTCGGCGCGCTCGGCGCGACCCTCGCCCCGACCACAGCGGTCATGATCGTGGCACGCTTCGTGCTCGGCCTCGCGGTCGGCGGCGCGTCGGTGACCGTGCCGGTCTACCTCGCGGAGGTCTCCCCCGCCGAGCGGCGCGGTGCACTGGTCACCCGCAACGAACTGATGATCGTCAGCGGGCAGTTGCTGGCCTTCACCTCCAACGCGATCATCGCGAACGTCGGGAGCGAGTCCGGCGGCATCTGGCGCTGGATGCTGGTCATCGCCACGATCCCGGCCGTCGTGCTGTGGTTCGGCATGCTCGTCATGCCGGAGAGCCCCCGCTGGCTGGCTTCCAGGACCCGATTCGACGACGCCCTGGAAGTTCTCAAGCAGGTGCGCTCCGAGCAGCGGGCCGAGGCCGAACTCGCCGAGGTCTCGGCGCTCGCCGTGAAGGAGGAGCAAGAGAAGCTCGGGGGCCGGCAGGACATGAAGGCGACGCCGTGGGTGCGCAAGCTGATGCTCGTCGGCTTCGGCATCGCGGTCGTGCAGCAGATCACCGGCGTCAACACGATCATGTACTACGGAACCCAGATCCTGACCGACGCCGGCTTCGCCGCCGACAGCGCCCTGACCGCGAACATGGCCAACGGCGTCATCTCCGTGCTGGCGACCTTCGTCGGCATCTGGCTGCTGGGCCGTGTCAACCGCCGTCCGATGCTGATGACCGGTCAACTGGGCACGACGGCAGCTCTGTTGCTGATCGGCGTGTTCTCGCTGGTGCTGCCGTCCGGTGACGGCCGCGCGTACGCGGTGCTCGCCATGACCGTCACCTTCCTCGCCTTCCAGCAGGGCGCCATCTCGCCGGTGACCTGGCTGATGCTGTCGGAGATCTTCCCGATGCGCATGCGCGGCTTCGGCATGGGTGTCGCGGCCGTGGTGCTGTGGCTGACCAACTTCGTCATCGGCCTGGTCTTCCCGTCCCTGGTGTCCGGGATCGGCATCTCCAGCACCTTCTTCCTGTTCGTGGTGGCGGGGATCCTCTCCCTCACCTTCGTCAAGCTCTACGTCCCCGAGACCAGGGGCCGCACCCTCGAAAGCCTCGAAGGCGAACTCCGGGCGCGCTTCTCCTGA
- a CDS encoding sugar phosphate isomerase/epimerase, with protein MKIALDPYMFRALPIDDMVRTVAELGYGCIELSPRDDFMPFFLHPRADDERIAQLKTSLRTHGVQLSSVLPLYKWSSPDETERQAAVRYWKRMIEITAELECPLMNSEFNGRPERAAESEAAFWRSMEELLPLFEREGIALNLEAHPDDFCEENTPAVDLVRAINKPWVNYLYCAPHSFHLSGPHPTADIAAMMRYAGDKLQHVHIADSFNHKGSSGLRYILNPPGTPARIHQHLDIGQGEVDWDAFFGTLRELDFDGVATACVFAWEERARESSAFMLDRITKELSA; from the coding sequence ATGAAAATCGCCCTCGACCCGTACATGTTCCGTGCCCTGCCGATCGACGACATGGTGCGCACGGTCGCCGAACTCGGCTACGGCTGCATCGAGTTGTCCCCGCGCGACGACTTCATGCCGTTCTTCCTGCACCCGCGGGCGGACGACGAGCGCATCGCGCAGCTGAAGACCTCCCTGCGCACACACGGCGTCCAGCTGTCCTCCGTGCTGCCGCTGTACAAGTGGTCCTCGCCCGACGAAACCGAACGGCAGGCCGCGGTCCGCTACTGGAAGCGGATGATCGAGATCACCGCGGAGCTGGAGTGCCCGCTGATGAACTCGGAGTTCAACGGCCGCCCGGAGCGGGCCGCCGAGAGCGAGGCGGCGTTCTGGCGCTCGATGGAGGAGTTGCTGCCGCTCTTCGAGCGCGAGGGCATCGCCCTGAACCTGGAGGCGCACCCGGACGACTTCTGCGAGGAGAACACCCCGGCGGTCGACCTGGTCCGCGCGATCAACAAGCCCTGGGTGAACTACCTCTACTGCGCGCCGCACTCCTTCCACCTGTCGGGACCTCACCCGACGGCGGACATCGCGGCGATGATGCGGTACGCCGGTGACAAGCTCCAGCACGTGCACATCGCCGACTCCTTCAACCACAAGGGCTCCTCCGGCCTCCGCTACATCCTCAACCCGCCCGGCACCCCCGCCCGTATCCACCAGCACCTGGACATCGGGCAGGGCGAGGTCGACTGGGACGCGTTCTTCGGCACGCTGCGCGAACTGGACTTCGACGGCGTCGCCACGGCCTGCGTGTTCGCCTGGGAGGAGCGGGCGCGGGAGTCCTCGGCGTTCATGCTGGACCGCATCACCAAGGAGCTCTCCGCGTAG
- a CDS encoding Gfo/Idh/MocA family oxidoreductase — protein sequence MTVRVGVIGAGWIGNEHIRRLTDTVTGARVTAVTDIDAARAEEAAAPVGARVLPDGAAVVAADDVDAVLVTSWGPTHAEHVLGATAAGKPVFCEKPLATTAEDCLRIIEAETAHGRRLVQVGFMRRYDAGYRQMKQVIDSGRIGEPLIVHCAHRNPTVPQSYTSAMAALDTAVHEVDVLRWLLDDEIVSTQVVTPRATSKRFAHLRDPQIMLFETAKGVRIDLEVFVNCQYGYDIQCEAVGEEGLVRLPDPAAVGVRTGARHSTEVLTDWVSRFADAFDTEFREWIANLAAGNEPTGPSAWDGYAATVITSATVEALESGRVVATDLKPRPTLYGGTA from the coding sequence ATGACTGTACGTGTAGGTGTCATCGGCGCCGGCTGGATCGGCAACGAGCACATCCGTCGCCTCACCGACACCGTCACCGGTGCTCGCGTCACCGCGGTGACCGACATCGACGCCGCCCGCGCCGAGGAGGCGGCGGCGCCGGTCGGCGCCCGGGTACTGCCCGACGGCGCGGCCGTGGTCGCGGCGGACGACGTGGACGCCGTCCTCGTGACGTCGTGGGGCCCCACCCATGCCGAGCACGTGCTCGGCGCGACAGCCGCCGGAAAGCCGGTGTTCTGCGAGAAGCCCCTCGCCACCACCGCCGAGGACTGTCTGAGGATCATCGAGGCCGAGACGGCCCACGGCCGCCGCCTTGTCCAGGTCGGCTTCATGCGCCGCTACGACGCCGGCTATCGGCAGATGAAGCAGGTCATCGACTCCGGCCGCATCGGTGAACCGCTGATCGTGCACTGCGCCCACCGCAACCCGACCGTCCCTCAGTCGTACACCTCCGCCATGGCCGCCCTGGACACGGCGGTGCACGAGGTGGACGTCCTGCGCTGGCTGCTCGACGACGAGATCGTCTCCACCCAGGTGGTCACCCCGCGCGCCACGAGCAAGCGGTTCGCGCACCTGAGGGACCCGCAGATCATGCTCTTCGAGACCGCCAAGGGCGTCCGCATCGACCTGGAGGTCTTCGTCAACTGCCAGTACGGCTACGACATCCAGTGCGAGGCGGTGGGCGAGGAAGGCCTCGTACGGCTGCCCGACCCGGCCGCGGTGGGCGTGCGCACCGGCGCTCGGCACAGCACCGAGGTGCTGACGGACTGGGTAAGCCGCTTCGCGGACGCCTTCGACACCGAGTTCCGCGAGTGGATCGCGAACCTCGCTGCCGGCAACGAGCCCACCGGTCCCTCGGCCTGGGACGGCTACGCCGCCACCGTCATCACCAGCGCGACCGTCGAGGCCCTCGAATCGGGGCGCGTCGTCGCCACGGACCTCAAGCCCCGCCCCACCCTCTACGGAGGCACCGCATGA
- a CDS encoding family 2 encapsulin nanocompartment cargo protein terpene cyclase codes for MPDSGPLGSSPPEQRPTPPTAVPDTPAPAVPDLPRTPTASGFLAALHPPVTIPDPPPPPTPATAVRDTSDTTAAGSALQRILSGPTGLGTTSLALAGRYEPPLPDPESPAPAPPAAGRSVPGLYHHPVPEPDPSRVEEVSRRIKRWAEDEVQLYPEEWEGQFDGFSVGRYMVVCHPDAPTVDHLMLATRLMVAENAVDDCYCEDHGGSPVGLGGRLLLAHTALDHFHTTAEYAPAWQESLTSDAPRRAYRSAMDYFVRAATPSQADRYRHDMARLHMGYLAEAAWAQTGHVPEVWEYLAMRQFNNFRPCPTITDTVGGYELPADLHSRPDMQRVIALAGNATTIVNDLYSYTKELDGPGRHLNLPVVIAERERLSQRDAYLKAVEVHNELQRAFEAAAADLAEACPLPSVLRFLRGVAAWVDGNHDWHRTNTYRYSLPDFW; via the coding sequence ATGCCCGACTCCGGGCCCCTCGGATCATCCCCCCCAGAGCAGCGGCCGACGCCGCCCACAGCCGTGCCGGACACCCCCGCGCCGGCGGTCCCGGACCTTCCGCGCACGCCGACCGCCTCTGGCTTTCTGGCGGCACTGCATCCGCCGGTCACGATCCCCGACCCGCCACCGCCCCCGACGCCCGCCACCGCCGTACGGGACACGTCCGACACGACCGCGGCCGGCTCCGCCCTCCAGAGGATCCTCAGCGGACCGACCGGACTGGGCACGACCTCGCTTGCCTTGGCCGGCAGGTACGAGCCCCCGCTCCCCGATCCGGAGTCCCCGGCGCCCGCTCCACCCGCCGCAGGGCGATCCGTCCCCGGTCTCTACCACCACCCCGTCCCGGAGCCCGACCCCTCGCGCGTCGAGGAGGTGAGCCGCCGGATCAAGCGCTGGGCCGAGGACGAGGTCCAGCTCTATCCGGAGGAGTGGGAGGGACAGTTCGACGGCTTCTCCGTCGGCCGTTACATGGTCGTCTGCCACCCCGACGCCCCCACGGTCGACCACCTGATGCTCGCCACGCGGCTGATGGTCGCGGAGAACGCGGTGGACGACTGCTACTGCGAGGACCATGGCGGGTCACCCGTCGGACTCGGCGGCCGCCTCCTCCTCGCGCACACCGCGCTCGACCACTTCCACACCACCGCGGAGTACGCGCCGGCGTGGCAGGAATCGCTCACGTCGGACGCCCCGCGCCGGGCGTACCGCAGCGCGATGGACTACTTCGTCCGCGCGGCCACACCCTCCCAGGCCGACCGCTACCGGCACGACATGGCCCGGCTGCACATGGGCTACCTCGCCGAGGCCGCCTGGGCACAGACCGGTCACGTCCCGGAGGTGTGGGAGTACCTGGCCATGCGCCAGTTCAACAACTTCCGCCCCTGCCCCACGATCACCGACACCGTCGGCGGCTACGAACTGCCCGCGGACCTGCACTCCCGGCCGGACATGCAACGGGTCATCGCCCTCGCCGGCAACGCGACCACCATCGTCAACGACCTCTACTCGTACACCAAGGAGCTCGACGGTCCGGGCCGCCACCTGAACCTGCCGGTGGTGATCGCGGAACGCGAGCGGCTCTCCCAGCGAGACGCCTATCTGAAGGCCGTCGAGGTCCACAACGAACTCCAGCGTGCCTTCGAGGCCGCGGCGGCCGACCTCGCGGAGGCCTGCCCCCTGCCCAGCGTGCTGCGCTTCCTCAGGGGCGTGGCCGCCTGGGTCGACGGCAACCACGACTGGCACCGCACCAACACCTACCGCTACAGCCTGCCCGACTTCTGGTAA